The nucleotide window tgggttcgattccccctccgggtgactgtctgtgaggagtgtggtgtgttctctgtgtctgtgtgggtttcctccaggtgctctggtttcctcccacagtccaaaaacacacgttggtaggtggattggcgactcaaaagtgtccgtaggggtgtgtgtgtgttggcgccccctccagggtgtattcccgccttgcgcccattgattccaggtaggctctggacccaccgcgaccctgaactggaaaagcgcttacagataatgaatgaatgaatattctagTTAAATGTTATACATCAATTTATAGTCCATTATATTGAAGCCTTCTTGTAAATTAAGAAGTTGCACAATTTTTGTGAAAtctgtagttttaaaaattattaaatgtttttaaatattttattattattttaaatagctGTTGACAACAGCTGTAAACTCGCAGGTTTTACTCTTACAGCTTCCTCTAACTCCATATATATCATATACatccctaaccctaagcctaacacccgccccccaccccctttttaccccatcatccattcattatctgtaaccacttatccagttcagggtcatgcctgggtccagagcctacccggaatcattgggcgcaaggcaggaacacctcCGGTAGGAACTTTTACCCAAGCAGAATCCATGAAATAAAGGAACCAGTCCAGTGAACCAACAGGAAACACAAAGCccgtatgaaaaaaaaaaaaaaaacattctctgACCTCACAACACAACATTTTTGTGGCAGGCATAGATTCAGTAAAGCAGCAGAGTCAGAGGGCTGGAATCCGCCCACAGACAGAGAGCGATGCAGCTGATGGATTTGACTCTAGAGGAATGTTTACTGATAAATTACTGTTTGTTAGTCACCCAGTGAACTGTGAGAGAGCACTGCAGCCTATATTtcactgtctatctctctctcactttctctcacgcTACTCTTTCTAGCCGTGACATTGCATCTATGCCCCGGAGCATACAAAATGAACAGCCCTCCTTTTCACAGAGTCTACTAACACTGCTGCACCTGAGCGCCTGTTTGATTTTCTGCTTCATTTGCAGTGAAACAATCCACACCTCTAAGATGGTTTGAATATACACTGAGAAGACAAAATATGAACACATCTGACAAGTCAAGTTTTAAGGAGTGGTCTAAGGAAGAACCTCAGTTGAACCGGTGAATGGCTCTTGAACGCCCAAAGCTCACTGATGGGTTGCACATGGGTTGCAAAAGTAGCCCGTCTGGTCTGAACCCACAGCTGAACAACTGTAGCTCAAACTGCTAAAAATGTTGCTGCTAATTACAAGAGAAAGGTGTCACAACAGTCATTATAACTGGCTTTGTATTAAACTGCATAGCTTCAGAATGTTTGGCCTGTACCTGCTTATAGCATTAACATAAGCATGCGAGCCTTCACACTGGACCGTAGAGCAGTGGGAGAAGGTGTCTCATTAAAGTATATGATTGCCTTCATTTTACAGGATttggtgtttaaaaaaacatcttCATTGTGGGAAAACAGCATGGAAAGGCCAGTTAGCACGCTTTGGACAAGCTGCACTGTTTGCTTGTTCAGCCTAGCAGCAGTTGTGCTGAAAGAACACGTTTTTCCAGGCGGAGCTTTGACGGACTGTTGCACATTGTTACTGAGATTCTCATGAGGGTGTTAAAATCATTAGGGCTTTTGTAGTTAGTGTATTAAACTGTTCTTGATTAAACGTGTAGAATGAGGAGTACTGTTGCAGGTTCCCTCAGCTGTTTACTCATGCAGCACTGATGAAAGCTAGTCTGCCCTCGCTCACCCAGTGTAATGTATGCTACTCTATTAATGTGATCATTGTTAACTGCTTAGGGGAAAGGACAACATGGGATTAGACCTTCCCtttcactttgtgtgtgtgtgtgagagagaggaaggggtgtgtgtgtgtgtgtgctctacCGTTCCAcgacaaaaagtaaggaaactATATCTGTTGTGCCACCTGCTggttatttctgttgtttttgcaTTATATCAGATACATGTCTTATGCAactaatttctctctctctctctctttctctctctctctgcagttctGGCAGTTCGGAGAGTGGGTTGATGTGGTGATTGATGACAGGCTGCCAGTGAAGGACGGGAAGCTGTTGTTTGTTCACTCTGCCGAAGGCGGGGAGTTTTGGAGTGCTCTGGTTGAGAAGGCCTATGCCAAGTAAGATAAAAGGCGGAGTCAACAGCATTCACACAGTGACCATTTCCCCAACCCTGCTCTGCAACCTTTCTTACTGTTTTTCCAACAGATTATATCGTACATATAAATGTATTGATACGTACGTATGGCTTTAGATTAGGTGTGTCGGAGCAGGGAATACAGAATTCACATTCTGTCTCTGATCATTTTGCAGTATGTTTTaggtttaaaatgtgttttatactgaggtttgtgtgtgtttcagactgAATGGCTGTTACGAGGCTCTCTCAGGTGGCAGTACATCGGAGGGGTTTGAGGATTTTACTGGTGGAGTGACAGAGATGTATGACCTGAAGAAGGCTCCAGCTGATCTTTACAACATTATCCAGAGGGCTGTGGAGAGAGGATCTCTGCTCGGTTGTTCTATAGACGTCAGTATCACAAATCTGCTCCGTTCACTGGATATTTCATGAGTGACAAGCAGTTCAGGAGTTTGGTGGGCCATAGAAGGTTGACAGAGTTGATTAAACAGTTAATGAGGAGTCTATCTAGTTCTTATTACTTCTATTTATCTAGAAAACATGTTCCCTGGTTTCGGTGTAGTTCTTTCTATTATGTATAATACTCTTCGTTATAATGGACCATGTTAATATTGAGTGATACCAGTGtcaaatatcctacagattatGATCGTTTGATGTtgaattgtgttttgtttttgtgtttcataGATCACCAGCAAATTTGACATGGAAGCTGTCACCTTCAAGAAACTGGTTAAAGGCCACGCCTACTCAGTGACTGCAGTAGATGAGGTGAACCTTTAATAATATGTTTCTGTCGGTTTGCGCACCACTAATAAGGAATAGAAAACAGCCATTAACTTTACTTAGTGTGGTACTGGTGTTTTTTGGAAAGAAATGACCTTTGGGTGAACAGTCGTAATTCTGTATGTACTCCTGGCTTTAAATGTCAGAATCAGAATTCAGtaacttctgtgtgtgtgtgtgtgtgtgtgtgtgtttgctcacaCTCTAGGTGACTTTCAGAGGAACCCCCACCAAGCTGGTGCGCATCAGAAACCCCTGGGGAGAGGTGGAATGGACAGGCTCCTGGAGCGACAAGTAAGAGCAAAATTTCCTTTCCAAAGATCCAGAAGCAGAGTGTAAGAGCCAGATGCTAATCACTGCTGTTGTGTTTAAAGTTCTAGGGAGTGGGACAGTGTGGACTCCTCCACCAGGAATAGGCTACAAAACCGCAGCGAAGATGGAGAGTTCTGGTACCTAtatttttgggattttttttttcttgcattaTGGGTTTGTACAACAATTTATGAAGATTTTTCTCATGTTCAAGgaataaatctctctctctctctctctctctctctctctctctatctctgtctgtctctctctctctctatttctatttctgtgtctgtctgtctctctctctctctctatttctatctctgtctgtctgtctgtctgtctctctctctctctctccctatttctatctctctgtgtctgtctgtctgtctgtctgtctctctctctctctctctctcaggatgtCATTCAGGGATTTTCTGCAGGAGTTCAGTAGGTTGGAGATCTGTAATCTGACGGCTGACGCTCTGGAGGCTAGTCAGGTGAAGAAGTGGAGTACGTCTTTATATAATGGCGAGTGGAGGAGAGGCAGCACTGCTGGAGGCTGCAGAAACTTTCCAggtgtgtatttatgtgaatgtgggagtgtgGATGAGTCTAGCAGTTTTGTGAATGTGGTTTCTGTCATTGTATGACActatgaaaatgtacaaaagaaaaactaaattgtataaatatacaatatattaatCTAAAAGTGTTACATAGCTAAAATGTAGGGGTGTTTGCTCACGTCTGTTTGTCTTTTCTGTGTATAGGAATATCTACTGCCAATTAACATTGTGCACTATCAAACAAGCACTTGTTGAAAcattaatgtacatttttaaataattaattatgtttGAGTTTAGATTTTGTTGTGTAAGcatattgtacattttactgtgtatataagcatttatttttaatttcgtATTTCTCCTCCTAATTAAAACAAAGTACTTACACTATCACTAAAGTGAAAGTGAACAGGGACTTTTGGCAGGAAATAAATAACTCAAACCTTCTTATTTTGTCCTCCTCTCACAAACCACAGCTACGTTCTGGATCAACCCCCAGTTCAAAGTCAATCTGACAAACCCTGACAAAGCGGGCAGCTCCAGCTGCAGCTTCCTGGTGGCTCTGATGCAGAAAGACCGCAGGAAGAAACGCAAAGAGGGCCAAGACATGGAGACTATTGGCTTTGCCATCTATGAGGTCCGAGCTAAAGGATTCACAGTGACTCTGTATTTGAGATCACATTAAAGAGCTTTAATTTGATTCCTAATATAACATTATTCAGGTgttttctttatcttttttcCAGGTTCCTAAAGAGGTATGGTGTTTGCTGCCCAAGGCTGAACACATAGAGTATTAAATACACAAAGGAAAGTTGGCTGGGGTATATGTAATATTGTGACATGATATTATTGAGCAATATATCAGAAGTATTTGTACATTAGTATATTATAGTATTAGTATACCCACCTTCGACCAAAACAAATTTGTCCGTATTTGTAGCATTGCAACTTGTGTATAAAAAAATCAGCAGGTCCCAAGATCAATTCACgtgtccaggacttttattgtgaatTGTTAACAagctacaaaacaaaataaaagcatgtgaCACAAATTTTGACTCtgtattttaaaagttaaataaacCAACATTTCAACAGTTTTATGACAGAgacttttacatatatttttctcACCTACTCCTCTGCTTGTTATTGTGGCTCTTGCTGGGagtttataatgttttaaatgtaaaacacagTTTATAAGAACAAGAAGAAACTTTAACATCAGTCAAGTGCCAAGTGCTTCATTCTCCATGTGTATTATTGTCACCTCTCTGTTTTTGGCAGTACATGGGCCAATCGGGGGTACACCTGAAGCGAGACTTCTTTCTCACACACGGGTCTAGCGCTCGATCTGAACTGTTCATTAACCTGAGAGAGGTCAGCTCCCGCTTCAGTCTCCCAGCCGGAGAGTACATCATCGTTCCCTCCACATTTGAGCCACAAAAAGAGGGAGACTTTGTGCTTCGTGTCTTCTCTGAGAAACCTGCTGATTcacagtgagtttgtgtgtgagtttctgtggtcaCTGATACTGTATGACACACTCTTCTCTACAAAATGGACAGAAATACAGTATCTGAACAATAACTATAgtaacaaacttttttttttgttttcatatttgtcCGTTATATAGAAAAACGCAAATCTGTTTAAACTTCCCAACTTATAACATGTAGAGTTATTGTTATATAAGCTGTTATTAGTTTTAAACTGCATTATCCTCTTGATGtggttcaaaaataaaaacacttcagaGACTGAAATCAAGGTTAAAGCCTCAGTAAAGTACCATGCTCTTactgcatttaaaacaaagtcgctgctttgtttttctgtagaaaTGTGTTATAATTCTATGTGGTTGAAAACTGATCAAATGTTATTTCCTTCGTAGAGAGCTAGATGATGACATCTCTGCTGATCTTGCCCCAGAGGTGAGTTACAATAATGCAGACACAGatataatgtaataacacaattaTCTGccatatatacaggggttggacaatgaaagtgaaacacctggttttagaccacagtaatttattactatggtgtagggcctccttttgcggccaatacagcgtcaattcgtcttgggaatgacatacacaagtcctgcacagtggtcagagggatttgaagccattcttcttgcaggatagtggccaggtctctacgtgatgctggtggaggaaaacgtttcctgactcgctcctccaaaacaccccaaagtggctcaataatatttagatctggtgagtgtgcaggccatgggagatgttcaacttcactttcatgttcatcaaaccagtctttcaccagtctcgctgtgtgtattg belongs to Hoplias malabaricus isolate fHopMal1 chromosome 9, fHopMal1.hap1, whole genome shotgun sequence and includes:
- the capn1 gene encoding calpain-1 catalytic subunit, with product MEPIYATGMAAKLRSQWDKDEGLGQNHKAIKFLGQDYDTLRMQCVKSRNLFEDSYFPASVSSLGYNELGPRSSKTSGVRWMRPPEICSRPQFIVDGATRTDICQGALGDCWLLAAIASLTLNDNLLHRVVPHGQSFSNGYAGIFHFQFWQFGEWVDVVIDDRLPVKDGKLLFVHSAEGGEFWSALVEKAYAKLNGCYEALSGGSTSEGFEDFTGGVTEMYDLKKAPADLYNIIQRAVERGSLLGCSIDITSKFDMEAVTFKKLVKGHAYSVTAVDEVTFRGTPTKLVRIRNPWGEVEWTGSWSDNSREWDSVDSSTRNRLQNRSEDGEFWMSFRDFLQEFSRLEICNLTADALEASQVKKWSTSLYNGEWRRGSTAGGCRNFPATFWINPQFKVNLTNPDKAGSSSCSFLVALMQKDRRKKRKEGQDMETIGFAIYEVPKEYMGQSGVHLKRDFFLTHGSSARSELFINLREVSSRFSLPAGEYIIVPSTFEPQKEGDFVLRVFSEKPADSQELDDDISADLAPEIFLNESQIDAGFKSLFRQLAGADMEISVTELQTILNRIIGKHKDLKTDGFSAESCRSMINLMDKDNSGKLGLSEFHVLWEKIKRYLTVFRQFDLDKSGTMSSYEMRMALESAGFKLDNHIFQLIILRYTEADLTVDFDNFVTCLVRLETMFKMFKMLDKDGDGIITLDFMQWISLTMFA